TCACCGGCCAGGTGCTGCTGCCGTTCTTCTCCTTCATGACGTTCCTCATCGCCGTTCCCACGGGGGTGAAGTTCTTCAACTGGGTGGGGACCATCTGGCGAGGGCAGTTGACGTTCGAGTCGCCGATGCTGTGGTCGCTGGGCTTCCTCGTGACGTTCCTGTTCGGCGGGCTCACCGGCGTCATCCTGGCGTCGCCGCCGATGGACTTCCAGCTGTCGGACTCCTACTTCGTCGTGGCGCACTTCCACTACGTCGTGTTCGGCACCGTGGTGTTCGCGATGTTCGCCGGCTTCTACTTCTGGTGGCCGAAGTTCACCGGCAAGATGCTGAACGACACCCTCGGCAAGATCCACTTCTGGCTGCTGTTCATCGGCTTCCACGGCACGTTCCTGCTCCAGCACTGGCTGGGCGCCGCGGGCATGCCGCGCCGGTACGCGGACTACCCGAGCGAGTTCCACGGGCTGAACGAGATCTCCAGCATCTTCTCGTTCATCCTCGGGGCCTCGATGCTGCCGTTCTTCTACAACCTGTACATCACGTGGAAGCGGGGCACGCGCGTCGAGGTCGACGACCCGTGGGGCTACTCCAACTCGCTGGAGTGGGCGACGTCCTGCCCGCCGCCGCGGCACAACTTCAACTCGATCCCGAAGATCCGTTCCGAGCGGCCGGCGTTCGACCTGCACCACCCCCACGTGGGTGCCAAGGGCGAGCTGGCCGGGGCGAAGGGGGAGTAGCCGATGCGCGTCCAGGCGTTCATGTTCTACGGTTGCGCGGTCTTCTTCCTCGCCACCGACGTCGTGTACTGGCTCTGGTCCAACGACTGGACGGGCACGACGGCGCTCGCGCTCGCGGTCGGCCTCGCCGGGCTCATCGGGTTCTACATCCATTTCACGGTCCGGCGCCTCGAGCGCGCCAACGCGGGCCCGCTGTACGAGGACGACCCGGAAGGCGAGATCGCGGACGCGGCCGGCGAGCTGGGCTTCTTCAGCCCGCACAGCTGGTGGCCGCTGTTCGTGGCGCTGTCGGCCACCGCCGTGGCGCTCGGCGTCGTGTTCGGCTGGTGGCTGGTGATCCTCGGTGCCGCCGCGGCGATCCTCACGTCCGTCGGTCTGGTGTTCGAGTACTACCGGGGTCATTTCGCCCACTGATCAGTAAAAGAACCCCATCGGGGGCCGGTGTCCGCTTTCTAGCGGGTACCGGCCCTTTCGAACATACTGGGCGCCTTTCCAGCGACCGGGCTGGAACCGACAGATCGCCCAGTGGAACGACCGGGGGGTCCACATGCGGGTGAGTGGCTCAAGGCCGGGAGACCGGGGGCGGTACACGGCCGTGCTCGTCGTCGGCGGCGTGCTCG
The sequence above is a segment of the Actinomadura coerulea genome. Coding sequences within it:
- a CDS encoding cytochrome c oxidase subunit 4: MRVQAFMFYGCAVFFLATDVVYWLWSNDWTGTTALALAVGLAGLIGFYIHFTVRRLERANAGPLYEDDPEGEIADAAGELGFFSPHSWWPLFVALSATAVALGVVFGWWLVILGAAAAILTSVGLVFEYYRGHFAH